A window of the Bradyrhizobium ottawaense genome harbors these coding sequences:
- a CDS encoding phospholipase D-like domain-containing protein: MFLFTDPTLLSAVIAAKRRGVNVRVMLNPARRDGKSENEKSRRLLLKAGVKVRNSSEAFALTHQKSMVIDDTLGFVESLNWETRDLTETRDYAVVTTSKREVAEMIACFNADWSRKPFKPDPKSRLIWCPNDGRERIAAFIDGAKKSLWIQNERYQDTVIVERLVQALNRGVRVRIMARPAHKLKKNKLVEAVGGLRIMHDVGAKVHKLKDLKLHGKMLLADERRAIVGSINLTPGSFDARRELAVETDAKHVVKRLVKTSRRDWKNSKKLDLSDEGILADFKKHGTRGAETLAIGTKSTKHNTR; encoded by the coding sequence ATGTTTCTGTTCACCGATCCGACCCTGCTGAGCGCCGTGATCGCTGCGAAACGCCGCGGCGTCAACGTCCGTGTCATGCTGAACCCAGCTCGACGCGACGGGAAAAGCGAAAACGAAAAGTCTCGCAGACTGCTGCTCAAGGCTGGCGTCAAAGTCCGGAACAGCAGCGAAGCTTTTGCGCTGACGCATCAGAAGTCGATGGTGATCGACGATACATTGGGCTTTGTAGAATCCCTCAATTGGGAGACGCGAGACCTCACGGAAACCCGTGATTATGCCGTCGTAACGACGAGCAAGCGCGAAGTTGCCGAGATGATAGCGTGCTTCAACGCTGACTGGTCGCGAAAGCCGTTCAAACCCGATCCCAAATCACGCCTCATCTGGTGTCCTAACGACGGCCGCGAGCGTATTGCGGCTTTTATCGATGGGGCCAAGAAAAGCCTCTGGATTCAGAACGAACGCTATCAGGACACGGTAATTGTCGAGCGGCTGGTTCAAGCCCTGAATCGTGGCGTTCGCGTCCGAATCATGGCGCGCCCCGCGCACAAGCTGAAGAAGAACAAACTGGTTGAAGCGGTCGGCGGTCTTCGTATCATGCACGACGTAGGCGCGAAGGTTCATAAACTCAAGGATCTCAAGCTGCACGGCAAGATGCTGCTCGCAGATGAGAGGCGCGCGATTGTAGGATCGATCAACCTCACACCGGGGAGTTTCGATGCAAGACGAGAACTGGCTGTCGAGACCGACGCCAAGCATGTGGTGAAACGGCTCGTCAAGACATCGCGCCGTGATTGGAAGAATTCCAAAAAGCTCGATTTGTCTGACGAAGGAATTTTAGCCGATTTCAAAAAACACGGCACCCGGGGAGCGGAGACGCTCGCCATCGGCACCAAATCGACGAAGCACAACACCAGATAA
- a CDS encoding ABC transporter ATP-binding protein — translation MPPPKSIAGTAVSVAEAAHAQPAKSGRLSRLVLDLLRPYRGWLIIVFIAMLVEIAMSLAAPWPLKLVLDDALGHHKLPDWLAWAHDYGFGRHTLGVALFAGVATLFIAVFGAIATYIDNYYTTSVGQWVANDLRIRIYEHLHRLSLRYYDNVKTGALMSTITSDVATIQSFASSSTLDIVVDLITIVFMVGLMFWLDWDFTLIAVGFTPFLVVFLFHFKKAVKEVTRTVRARQSDIVAVVQEGLGSVRAVKAFGRQDLEVAHLEAASHATVEAVLKARQVKSLLSPMVNIVVAICTGIVLWKGTSLIVAGTMTAGALTVYLAYLSKFFKPVKDLASMTSAIAQTTVALERIQTILSADDIIQERADATDPGRLKGAITFDHVAFGYGDDIPVLRNVSFSIEPGQVVGIVGPTGSGKSTVLSLVPRFYNPTSGRVLIDGKDISTYKLASLRSQVGFVLQETVLFRGTIRENIAYGRPGATDEEVIAAAKIANADEFISRMPHGYDSAVGERGDTLSGGQRQRIGIARAVIRNSPIMILDEPTAALDTESERLVIEGLERLMEGRTVIMIAHRLSTIVDADKIIVLKDGVVAEEGSNDELIARGGVYAELHRVQYEPAVARLTSAA, via the coding sequence ATGCCGCCTCCGAAATCCATCGCCGGGACCGCCGTTTCGGTGGCCGAGGCAGCCCACGCTCAGCCGGCGAAGAGCGGGCGGTTGAGCCGCCTGGTTCTTGACCTCCTCCGGCCATACCGTGGCTGGCTTATCATTGTTTTCATCGCAATGCTGGTCGAGATCGCCATGAGCCTCGCGGCACCGTGGCCACTCAAGCTTGTGCTCGACGACGCCCTCGGACACCACAAGCTTCCGGACTGGCTCGCGTGGGCGCACGACTACGGTTTTGGACGTCATACACTCGGTGTTGCCCTGTTCGCAGGAGTCGCGACCCTGTTTATTGCCGTCTTCGGAGCGATCGCCACCTATATCGACAATTACTACACCACCAGCGTCGGGCAATGGGTAGCAAACGACTTGCGTATTCGCATTTACGAGCACTTGCACCGCCTTTCGCTGCGCTACTACGACAACGTCAAGACGGGCGCGCTGATGTCCACTATCACCAGCGACGTTGCTACGATTCAAAGCTTTGCGTCGTCATCTACACTCGACATCGTCGTTGACCTGATCACCATCGTCTTCATGGTCGGGCTGATGTTCTGGCTCGATTGGGATTTCACCCTGATCGCCGTCGGTTTCACCCCCTTCCTGGTGGTGTTTCTTTTTCATTTCAAGAAAGCGGTGAAGGAAGTCACGCGGACCGTCCGTGCGCGACAGAGTGACATCGTCGCGGTTGTCCAGGAGGGACTCGGTTCTGTTCGGGCAGTCAAGGCATTTGGAAGGCAGGATCTCGAAGTCGCCCATTTGGAGGCCGCGAGCCATGCGACCGTTGAAGCCGTACTCAAGGCGCGACAGGTGAAATCGCTGCTGTCACCGATGGTCAATATTGTGGTGGCGATCTGTACAGGGATTGTGCTCTGGAAGGGCACTTCCCTGATCGTTGCGGGAACGATGACAGCCGGAGCGCTGACTGTGTATCTGGCGTACTTGTCGAAGTTTTTCAAACCGGTCAAAGACCTTGCAAGCATGACGAGCGCAATCGCACAGACGACGGTGGCCCTGGAACGTATCCAAACCATCTTGTCCGCCGATGACATCATCCAGGAGCGCGCCGATGCCACAGACCCCGGCCGCCTCAAGGGCGCCATCACCTTCGACCATGTCGCCTTCGGCTACGGTGACGATATCCCGGTATTGCGCAACGTTTCGTTCAGTATCGAGCCCGGCCAAGTCGTGGGCATTGTCGGCCCAACGGGTTCCGGCAAGTCGACGGTGTTGAGCCTCGTTCCCCGATTTTACAATCCCACCAGCGGACGAGTGCTGATCGACGGTAAAGACATATCCACCTACAAGCTCGCGTCGCTGCGTTCCCAGGTCGGTTTCGTGCTGCAGGAAACGGTGCTATTTCGCGGAACCATTCGCGAAAACATTGCTTATGGACGCCCCGGAGCTACGGACGAGGAGGTCATCGCTGCCGCGAAAATTGCCAACGCGGACGAGTTCATCAGTCGCATGCCGCACGGCTACGACTCCGCTGTCGGCGAGCGCGGCGACACCCTTTCGGGCGGCCAGCGACAGCGCATCGGCATAGCGCGTGCAGTCATTCGGAACAGTCCAATCATGATCCTCGACGAGCCCACGGCAGCGCTCGATACAGAATCCGAGCGTCTGGTCATTGAGGGTTTGGAACGTCTGATGGAGGGCCGTACGGTCATCATGATTGCGCATCGCCTCAGCACCATCGTCGACGCCGACAAGATCATCGTCCTGAAGGACGGCGTCGTGGCAGAAGAGGGCTCAAATGACGAACTAATTGCACGCGGGGGCGTCTACGCCGAGTTGCACCGTGTCCAGTATGAACCAGCCGTCGCAAGACTGACCAGCGCAGCATAG
- a CDS encoding DUF2721 domain-containing protein, protein MSQAAAPAFLLGALAAFIAVLISRLNRIVDRTIVLNGIPDDDTVRSRLKADLPRLMRRAEMLNRAIFWAVIGSISGTLLVVIAFASALLQIQHERGVAILFMVALGAFTVSLVDFAREVRIALSEFDHYA, encoded by the coding sequence ATTTCGCAGGCGGCTGCGCCCGCGTTCCTTCTCGGCGCACTGGCGGCCTTCATTGCAGTCCTGATTTCCCGTCTGAATCGCATCGTTGACAGGACGATTGTCCTCAACGGGATCCCCGACGACGACACCGTTAGAAGCCGGCTAAAGGCCGATCTCCCACGTTTGATGCGGCGCGCAGAGATGCTGAACCGTGCAATCTTCTGGGCCGTGATCGGCAGTATTTCGGGGACCCTACTTGTCGTCATCGCATTCGCAAGCGCGCTGCTCCAGATTCAACATGAGCGCGGGGTGGCCATCCTATTCATGGTTGCCCTCGGCGCCTTCACAGTATCGCTTGTTGATTTTGCCCGAGAGGTGCGAATCGCACTGAGCGAGTTCGATCATTACGCCTGA